A genomic stretch from Bosea sp. F3-2 includes:
- a CDS encoding ferritin-like domain-containing protein, whose amino-acid sequence MATQPKTLDDLFLDTLKDIYYAEKQIVKALPKMAKAATSPDLKKAFEKHRDETEAHVERLGEVFELIGKAPRGKTCDAILGIIEEGKGIMEEFEGSPALDAGLIAAAQAVEHYEISRYGTLKAWAQQLGHKDAVALFEQTLGEEAKTDQLLSKLGMSGSNKRAA is encoded by the coding sequence ATGGCTACCCAACCGAAGACATTAGACGACCTCTTCCTCGATACCCTTAAGGACATCTATTACGCCGAGAAGCAGATCGTGAAGGCCCTGCCGAAGATGGCCAAGGCCGCAACCTCACCCGACCTCAAGAAGGCCTTCGAGAAGCATCGCGACGAGACGGAAGCCCACGTCGAACGCCTCGGCGAGGTTTTCGAACTCATCGGCAAAGCGCCGCGCGGCAAGACCTGTGATGCCATCCTTGGCATCATCGAGGAAGGCAAGGGCATCATGGAGGAGTTCGAGGGAAGTCCCGCGCTCGATGCGGGCCTGATCGCCGCGGCCCAGGCGGTAGAGCACTATGAGATTTCCCGCTACGGAACTTTGAAGGCCTGGGCGCAGCAGCTTGGTCACAAGGATGCTGTGGCTCTGTTCGAGCAGACGCTGGGCGAGGAAGCGAAGACAGATCAACTGCTTTCCAAGCTGGGCATGTCTGGCAGCAACAAGCGGGCGGCGTAA
- a CDS encoding MFS transporter — protein MSYRPSLDWLNFLLADLRGGLGPYVNVFLLTEAGWDQATIGAVLSASGLIGITFHAPIGALIDATRAKRGLIVGGAWCLAALSVGIVTYPTLVVVFVADVSMALLGAVFAPTVAAITLGLFGSREAATQLGRNAAFDRFGNLFIAAVAALVGTQFGQRGVFYMLPVFAGLSMIAVLAIPATAIDHQRARGLDEIRLGSGQPYPWQRLFAERPFTVLAIGTALFHFANAPMLALVSQKLALEVKGFESAVTSAAIIVAQLATIPMAFLVMRANLIGGKPLLILAFAALPLRGILFAMVDNPYWMIVFQILDGIGSGLFDVLLPLVLYGAVLGSGRYNMARGIIGTIQGVGGASSYVFAGSLVVWGGYSVAFAVLAGVGLAALILMLTAMPETVPRGRTETRADGA, from the coding sequence GTGTCGTATCGGCCGAGCCTCGATTGGCTGAACTTCCTGCTCGCGGATCTGCGTGGCGGCCTGGGGCCTTACGTCAATGTCTTCCTGCTCACGGAGGCCGGCTGGGACCAAGCGACGATTGGGGCCGTGCTGAGCGCTAGCGGCTTGATCGGCATCACTTTTCACGCCCCAATCGGCGCCCTGATCGACGCCACGCGCGCCAAGCGCGGCCTCATCGTCGGCGGCGCCTGGTGTCTTGCGGCGCTGAGTGTGGGCATTGTGACGTATCCGACGCTTGTGGTCGTGTTCGTCGCGGATGTCAGCATGGCACTCCTTGGCGCCGTCTTCGCGCCGACGGTGGCGGCAATCACGTTGGGATTGTTCGGCTCCCGCGAAGCCGCCACGCAGCTCGGACGCAATGCTGCCTTCGACCGTTTCGGCAACCTGTTCATCGCCGCAGTGGCCGCTTTGGTCGGCACGCAATTCGGGCAACGCGGCGTCTTCTACATGCTTCCGGTATTTGCCGGGTTGTCGATGATCGCGGTCCTTGCGATTCCAGCGACCGCCATCGATCATCAGCGCGCTCGGGGCCTCGATGAAATCCGGCTCGGATCGGGCCAGCCATACCCATGGCAGCGCTTGTTCGCCGAGCGGCCCTTCACCGTACTGGCGATCGGCACGGCGTTGTTCCATTTCGCGAATGCGCCGATGCTGGCTCTCGTCAGCCAGAAGCTTGCCCTGGAGGTCAAGGGCTTCGAGTCCGCCGTCACCTCGGCGGCGATCATCGTCGCCCAGCTTGCGACCATTCCGATGGCTTTCCTCGTCATGCGGGCCAACCTGATCGGCGGTAAGCCATTGCTCATCCTGGCCTTCGCTGCCCTCCCGCTGCGCGGCATCCTTTTCGCAATGGTCGACAACCCCTACTGGATGATCGTCTTCCAAATTCTCGATGGTATCGGGTCCGGGTTGTTCGACGTGCTGTTGCCGCTGGTGCTCTACGGCGCCGTGCTGGGCAGTGGTCGCTACAACATGGCGCGCGGGATCATCGGCACCATTCAAGGCGTTGGAGGCGCATCGAGCTATGTATTCGCCGGCAGCCTCGTCGTGTGGGGCGGATATTCAGTGGCCTTCGCCGTGCTCGCCGGGGTGGGGCTGGCGGCCCTTATCCTGATGCTGACTGCCATGCCGGAGACGGTGCCGCGAGGCCGGACAGAAACCCGCGCCGACGGGGCCTGA
- a CDS encoding glycosyltransferase family 4 protein: protein MRIAQVAPLSESVPPRLYGGTERVASWLTEELVRQGHQVTLFASGDSQTTAELVACSPRGLRLAGIRNHTASHLAMLAKVREREASFDIIHFHLDLLQHAMFSDLSHKCVTTLHGRLDLPDFLPVYQTFPRMPLISISQGQRKPMPATVNWLATVHHGLGPGLCPFDARGGDYLTFLGRITPEKRPDRAIEIAKRAGMPLKIAAKVDPVDEDYFRNQIEPLLDDPLIEFVGEIDDVQKGRLLGGARALLFPIDWPEPFGLVMIEAMAAGTPVIAWRNGSVPEIVEDGVSGFIVDTIADAVTACQSSAALDRCRVRAHFDSHFTAARMARDYLAAFDRLLASPGNSGGAAE from the coding sequence ATGCGGATCGCGCAGGTTGCGCCGCTGTCGGAGTCGGTTCCGCCCCGATTGTACGGGGGCACGGAACGAGTTGCCTCATGGCTTACCGAGGAGCTCGTTCGGCAGGGACATCAGGTCACCTTGTTCGCCTCGGGCGATTCCCAAACCACGGCCGAGCTGGTCGCATGCTCACCACGAGGTTTGCGGCTGGCAGGTATTCGCAATCACACCGCCAGCCATCTCGCCATGCTCGCCAAGGTCCGTGAGCGGGAGGCGTCATTCGACATCATCCATTTCCACCTCGACCTGCTCCAGCACGCGATGTTCTCGGACCTATCCCACAAATGCGTGACGACATTGCATGGACGTCTGGACCTGCCAGATTTTCTGCCGGTCTATCAGACCTTTCCGCGGATGCCGCTGATTTCGATTTCTCAGGGGCAGCGGAAGCCGATGCCCGCGACGGTCAACTGGCTGGCAACGGTCCATCACGGCCTAGGGCCAGGTCTATGTCCGTTCGATGCGAGGGGAGGAGACTATCTCACCTTTCTCGGGCGGATCACGCCGGAGAAACGACCGGACCGGGCGATCGAAATCGCCAAGCGTGCGGGGATGCCCCTCAAGATCGCGGCGAAGGTCGATCCAGTCGACGAAGACTACTTCCGGAACCAGATCGAGCCACTCCTCGACGACCCGTTGATCGAGTTCGTCGGCGAGATTGACGACGTGCAGAAGGGCAGATTGCTCGGTGGTGCCCGGGCGCTGCTATTTCCGATCGACTGGCCGGAGCCATTCGGCCTGGTCATGATCGAGGCAATGGCGGCGGGAACGCCCGTCATCGCCTGGCGCAACGGCTCCGTGCCGGAAATCGTCGAGGACGGTGTCTCCGGGTTCATCGTCGACACGATCGCCGACGCGGTTACCGCCTGCCAGAGCAGCGCCGCCTTGGATCGTTGTCGGGTGCGGGCTCACTTCGATAGCCATTTTACCGCCGCGCGGATGGCACGCGACTATCTCGCGGCATTCGATCGTTTGCTGGCGTCGCCAGGCAATTCCGGCGGGGCCGCAGAATAG
- a CDS encoding glycogen debranching N-terminal domain-containing protein, whose translation MHEQNVVPRQPEIAAPHERPAGQVLDAHPSLVERPLRTLKSGDAFAVLDSYGDIGITPNTSEGLFCNDTRHLSRLQLFFEDKRPLILGSVIQDDNTALTVDLANPEIARSDGSTAIPRDAIAIERTKFLWNAVCYERIGLRNFDRVSHEFSLSLAFGADFCDLFEVRGMKRARRGETEAQIGSGAARYAYHGLDDRIRRTVLRFKPEPYHLSNELASFRFRLDPGERTSLLVTVACDLIDASKCEVPPDTSAPGVPPQDFAKAYQDARRDLRALTANIAKVGSSTALFTDLISRSTSDLYTLMTRGVDGLYPYAGIPWFSTMFGRDGIITAMMLLWADPAVARGVLLQLARAQAVISDPVADAQPGKILHERRSGEMANLGEVPFGFYYGSVDATPLFVMLAGQYFDRTGDLATIEQLWENIEAALLWCETFGDRDGDGFVEYFRETENGLANQGWKDSHDSISHADGSLARGPIALVEVQAYAYAAKRAGATMAGALGRMTRADQLAQQASILRERFDRAFWCEEIGSYALALDGDKRPCRVRSSNAGHALFGGIAFPERAARVAQTLMSEGSFSGWGIRTLNVGETRYNPMSYHNGSVWPHDNALIAMGFGAYGFKLEAARLFEAIFNVATHQEQQRLPELFCGFLRKARRGPTAYPVACSPQAWAAAAPFAMLAACLGLQLPAVANEIKLIDPVLPSFIDDVIIRGLTLGASQFDLRVHRHQSDVTINVLKRWNDSNAQVTMIKTK comes from the coding sequence ATGCATGAACAGAACGTGGTCCCAAGGCAGCCCGAGATTGCGGCACCGCATGAGCGACCCGCCGGTCAGGTCCTCGATGCGCATCCGTCGCTCGTCGAGCGCCCGCTTCGCACCTTGAAATCCGGAGACGCCTTCGCGGTGCTCGACAGCTACGGCGACATCGGGATTACCCCGAACACGTCCGAGGGGCTATTCTGCAACGACACCAGGCATCTTTCGCGGCTGCAATTGTTCTTCGAGGACAAGCGTCCGCTGATCCTTGGCTCCGTGATTCAGGACGACAATACCGCCCTGACGGTGGACCTCGCCAATCCGGAAATCGCCCGGAGCGACGGTTCAACCGCTATTCCTCGCGACGCGATCGCGATCGAGCGGACGAAATTTCTCTGGAACGCGGTTTGTTACGAGCGGATCGGGTTGCGCAATTTCGATCGCGTTTCGCACGAGTTCTCATTGTCATTGGCCTTTGGCGCGGATTTTTGCGACCTTTTCGAAGTCCGCGGGATGAAGCGCGCCCGACGCGGCGAGACGGAGGCGCAGATCGGCTCGGGGGCCGCGCGTTACGCCTATCACGGTCTTGACGACAGGATCAGACGAACGGTGCTGCGCTTCAAACCCGAACCGTACCACTTAAGTAACGAGCTGGCCTCGTTCCGATTCCGCCTCGACCCCGGGGAACGAACCTCGCTCCTCGTTACCGTCGCCTGTGACCTGATCGATGCCTCCAAATGTGAGGTGCCGCCAGACACGAGCGCGCCCGGCGTCCCGCCCCAGGATTTTGCCAAGGCCTATCAGGATGCCCGCCGGGACCTTCGCGCGCTGACGGCCAACATCGCCAAGGTGGGATCGTCGACTGCCCTGTTCACGGATTTGATCAGCCGATCGACCTCCGACCTGTACACACTCATGACCCGCGGGGTCGATGGGCTGTACCCCTATGCCGGCATTCCCTGGTTCTCGACTATGTTCGGACGTGATGGGATCATCACGGCGATGATGCTGCTGTGGGCCGATCCAGCGGTGGCGCGCGGTGTCCTGCTGCAATTGGCGCGGGCGCAGGCCGTGATCAGCGATCCCGTTGCCGATGCGCAGCCCGGCAAGATCCTGCACGAACGACGAAGCGGGGAGATGGCCAATCTCGGCGAAGTTCCGTTTGGGTTCTACTACGGTTCGGTGGATGCCACTCCGCTGTTCGTTATGCTGGCGGGGCAGTATTTCGACCGTACCGGTGACCTCGCCACGATCGAGCAACTCTGGGAGAACATCGAGGCTGCCCTCCTGTGGTGCGAGACATTCGGGGATCGCGACGGAGACGGCTTCGTCGAATATTTCCGCGAGACGGAAAACGGGCTCGCCAACCAGGGCTGGAAGGATAGCCACGATTCGATTTCCCATGCGGATGGGTCTCTGGCGCGCGGCCCGATCGCTCTCGTCGAGGTGCAGGCCTATGCCTATGCCGCCAAGCGAGCCGGGGCGACGATGGCCGGCGCCTTGGGGCGGATGACACGCGCCGACCAGCTCGCACAGCAAGCATCGATCTTGCGGGAGCGTTTTGACCGGGCCTTCTGGTGTGAGGAGATCGGCTCGTATGCGCTGGCTCTCGACGGCGACAAGCGCCCCTGCCGTGTTCGCTCTTCGAACGCCGGGCATGCCCTGTTCGGAGGCATTGCCTTCCCGGAACGCGCCGCCCGGGTCGCTCAGACCTTGATGAGTGAAGGCAGCTTCAGCGGCTGGGGCATCCGGACATTGAATGTCGGAGAAACACGCTACAATCCGATGTCCTATCACAATGGCTCGGTGTGGCCGCACGACAATGCATTGATCGCCATGGGCTTTGGCGCCTATGGATTCAAGCTCGAGGCGGCACGGTTGTTCGAAGCCATCTTCAATGTGGCAACCCATCAGGAACAACAGCGCCTGCCGGAGCTGTTCTGTGGCTTTTTGAGGAAGGCTCGACGCGGGCCGACCGCCTATCCCGTGGCCTGTTCGCCTCAGGCTTGGGCCGCCGCGGCTCCCTTTGCGATGCTGGCCGCTTGCCTCGGGCTGCAACTTCCGGCAGTGGCAAATGAGATCAAACTGATCGATCCGGTTCTGCCATCATTCATCGATGACGTAATCATTCGCGGGCTGACGCTGGGTGCTTCGCAATTCGATCTGCGTGTCCATCGCCACCAGAGCGACGTCACGATCAACGTCTTGAAGCGTTGGAACGACAGCAACGCGCAGGTCACCATGATCAAAACAAAATAA